The segment TTGCTTTGCCTTCACCCAGTCAAACACAAAGAACACTTCAGTTTAACTTGTAAATTTTATGGtggaaaagtagaaaaaaaaattcttctcATTGAGTAACAGAATAAGAATTTCATATATTGCAATGGAAACTTGCGTTGCGCTTGATGAGTCAATATTGCAGATTGGCAGTTCTAGCAAATTTCCAAGAACTATCTGGAAGGAGATGTGATGCATACGGGTAGGATGGAAGGAAACTTATAAGGGCTCTACTGAAGGACGCAATAACTTTTTTTGTGTGTTCAAGGGCCTTGTTTGCTGTGTGTTTTCATGTTTCATACGGCGTAGCAGGCAAGTCTATGCTCTATGATCAGCTTAGAAAGTGCAAATGGCAAGTGCTCATAAGATGGGCCTCCCTGACAATCAAGTAAAAAGGACTTGATGTAATTCTAACTAATGTAGGCATTTTTGTCCTTTGGATCGGAATAAATATGGCACCGAATCCTCGGGTTTTGAAGGCTTTTCGTGCAATGAAGGATATTGGGATCAGTGAAGACAAGACAAAACCCGTCTTAAAGAAACTTCTGAAATTGTATGATAAGAACTGGGAACttattgaagaagagaacTATAGAGTTCTTGCAGATTCTATATTTGACGAGGAAGATAGTAAGGTACATTCTACTGCAATTCCTTTAATTGTATCCTNTTTGATGAGGAAGATAGTAAGGTACATTCTACGAAACTCCTTTAATTGTATGTCTTTCTCTTTATGCGTTGAGTTTATATTTCTCACATATGTATGCATCATCTTTCAGGCTatagaggaaaagaaatgtCAGAATTCTCAAGTGTGTACTCATTATCCTGCTTGATGTGAAGGTCTTATTTTGACCCTCTTAGTTGTGCTTATACTTgctgcttttgtttttgttaacGATAGGTGGAAAATTTTGGGGAAGAGGTTCAGGCGCCTGATGAGCCAGAACGCCCTCTGAAAAGGTTGCGCTTAAGAGGCCAAGAAACCCAGGTGGATGGGATGGCTTTAAAAAAGCCCAAATTGGAAGAGGATGTGTTTCCTGAAACATGTCCCAAACAGCAGATGCAGTTAAGTGGGTCTAAGAGATCTGAAACTGATCCAAGTTCTTCTTGTCATGTAGACAAAGGGAAGGAACCTGTATCACCACATGCGGTTGCAAGAGTGAAAAAATCTAGCTTAGAGAGACCATCTGCTGCCTTGCATATTAAGGAACCAGGGGCTGATTCAGGTGCCAAAAATTCCAAAGTGAGGGCATCTGGGGCTCAAGCACTACTCAAGCCTAAAGATGAGCCATTTACAGATGATACATTTACGAATGAATTGCCTATTGCTGTGATTCATCCAGGTCAACATATACTTTCTTACGATATAGATTTACATTATTTGGTTCAAAATTACAGTATAATGTTGTTGGGTAGAACAGAGTTTTGTTCTAATTTGAGGCAAGCATTGGTAATTGCTAAAAATGAATCGACATTTACTTATATGAAGCCCCTACATGAATGAGAAGATCGTTTTGCTAGTGAAGGCAATCATTTAAAAAGTGATATTCTGTGGAATCTTCAACCTGCacattatttctaaattctaactactggattattttgttttattataacTTGAACAGGTTCTTCAAGAAAAGAAGTTTATTCCATTCCAAATGATTCAGTTAGGAAGCCGGATGGCCAAGTTGCTCAAGCATCACTTCCTTCAGACGGAAGTAACAAAGGCGATCATACGGAGACCTCATCATGTAAGAGGATAACAGGCAGTGAGCTGGCAACTGTCTCGGAAGAAGTACATCCTAACTTAGAGATTGCATCGTCGCCCCTAGGAGAGGTAAAAATTTCTTTGAGCTGCAACTCCGCTTTTGGACGACCAGATTTCCATATGCCTAGTCGTGATGcagttataaaatatatggaGGAAAAATGTCTGCAGTCATATAGAATCATTGACCCCACGTTTTCTGTTATGAAACTTTTGAGTGACATGTGTGAGTGCGTCTTGGAATTGGGAACTGATTCTCCTGATGAACAACAGGAAGGTTCAATTAGTAGGATTCCACTTCTAGATGTAATGGAGAATTCAGACCCAATGTATGTTCCAGGGGCTGTTGCCAATGAAGGAGATTTGAATCGTCAACCAGCCAGTACTGTCTCTGATAGAGAACTTGCACCACAAGTTCCTAGTATGTTAGAGTCTTCAAGTGTTTCCAATGACCAGGCTATCCATGATGCCTCTCAAAGCAGCAAAGGAATACCAAAAGGTCATTCTGAAGATGTAGCCGGGAAGGAGTTTGATAATCTTGAGGCTGCAAATCCGCACAATTTGATGGTTATTTCACAGAGTGAACAGGCTACTGATGACTTAAGCTTCTCCCATGATGTGGATGATATAACcaagggagaagaaagggTTCAAGTTCCTTGGgtgaatgaaattaataaagagCATCCACCATTCTTTCACTACATACCTCGCAGTCTAATTTTCCAAAGCGCATTTGTAAATTTCTCTCTATCTCTGATTGGTAATGATAATTGTTGCGAGTCTTGCTTTGGAAATTGCCTTACATCTTCTGTCCCTTGTGCTTGTGCACGGGAAACTGGGGATATGTATGCATACACACCTGAAGGTCTTGTTAAGGAAGATTTTTTGGAAGAGTGGATCTTTCTTGCTCGTGACTCTCAAGGAAGCCACCAGTTCTATTGCAAGGAATGTCCTCTTGAAAGATCAAAGAATGATGATTGCTTAGAACCGTGCAAAGGGCACCTAGAGAGGAGGCTTATAAAAGAATGTTGGAGTAAATGTGGTTGCAGTAAGAATTGCGGCAATAGAGTGGTGCAGCGAGGAATAACTTGCAAGTTGCAGGTACAGTTTAATTCGTACCTTCCTCTCTCAAATCCCCTCCCCCCGAcaatataaatttagaattcAGAACATATGTTCTAAGTCTCTGGTGATATTTACTTTATCAAAGTTAGTTGTTGACATGTACTTATTTGATAACTCGAGGAGTTTCTAACTGCTTTTATGCTTTCAATTTTCCCTTCACTTTCCACATCTGCCTGCATGTAGAATCAGACCATAAACATAACTTTGGCTATTGCATATGTTtgaaaactctctctctctatttcagGTATTTCTTACTTCAGAAGGAAATGGATGGGGCCTTCGAACCCTTGAAGACCTACCTAAAGGCTCTTTTATTTGTGAATATGTTGGAGAAATATTAACTATCTCAGAAATGTGTCATAGAAAGGCGCCAAGCACCAAAAATGGGGA is part of the Cucurbita pepo subsp. pepo cultivar mu-cu-16 chromosome LG12, ASM280686v2, whole genome shotgun sequence genome and harbors:
- the LOC111806894 gene encoding probable inactive histone-lysine N-methyltransferase SUVR2, which encodes MAPNPRVLKAFRAMKDIGISEDKTKPVLKKLLKLYDKNWELIEEENYRVLADSIFDEEDSKAIEEKKCQNSQVENFGEEVQAPDEPERPLKRLRLRGQETQVDGMALKKPKLEEDVFPETCPKQQMQLSGSKRSETDPSSSCHVDKGKEPVSPHAVARVKKSSLERPSAALHIKEPGADSGAKNSKVRASGAQALLKPKDEPFTDDTFTNELPIAVIHPGSSRKEVYSIPNDSVRKPDGQVAQASLPSDGSNKGDHTETSSCKRITGSELATVSEEVHPNLEIASSPLGEVKISLSCNSAFGRPDFHMPSRDAVIKYMEEKCLQSYRIIDPTFSVMKLLSDMCECVLELGTDSPDEQQEGSISRIPLLDVMENSDPMYVPGAVANEGDLNRQPASTVSDRELAPQVPSMLESSSVSNDQAIHDASQSSKGIPKGHSEDVAGKEFDNLEAANPHNLMVISQSEQATDDLSFSHDVDDITKGEERVQVPWVNEINKEHPPFFHYIPRSLIFQSAFVNFSLSLIGNDNCCESCFGNCLTSSVPCACARETGDMYAYTPEGLVKEDFLEEWIFLARDSQGSHQFYCKECPLERSKNDDCLEPCKGHLERRLIKECWSKCGCSKNCGNRVVQRGITCKLQVFLTSEGNGWGLRTLEDLPKGSFICEYVGEILTISEMCHRKAPSTKNGEHTDPVLLDAFWNKEGPFQEEKALCLDATNFGNVARFINHRCFDANLVDAAVEIETPEHHSYHLALFTTRKIDAMEELTWDYGIDFDVKPFLCQCGSKFCRNMKRSSSRFLLFSPSFSTLILIEFALILVYY